The DNA segment TGTGACGAAACACGCCGGTAATGCACAAATTCATAATTGATGCCGTTTTCGGCAGTGCGTAATCCCTCTCGGTTTACCTGCCAATCATCGGGGTGAATGTCGGGAAAAAACGCATCGCCCGCCACATCCAAATCGATTTGGGTAATACGCAAATCGGTAGCCAAAGGCAGGGCTTGGGTATAAATTTGCGCGCCGCCCATGATGATGATTTCTTCCGCTTCGGCACACATTTCCAACGCACTTTGCAGGTCGCAAACGGTTTCGGCGCCTTCGGCCGCATAGTCTGCCTGACGGGTAACAACAATATTGCGGCGGCCGGGCAAAGGTTTTTTGGGCAGCGATTCCCATGTTTTCCGACCCATAATCACAGGTTTGCCGCCGGTATAGCTACGGAAAAAGGCAAAATCTTCAGGCAGATGCCACGGCATCGTGTTATTTATGCCGATACAGTTGCGGTTATCGCAAGCGGCAATCAGAGTAATTTTTTGCATAAGTTATCCGTAAACGGCGTTTCAGACGGCCTCATTGTAAATCAAATAACCTGCTTTG comes from the Neisseria dumasiana genome and includes:
- a CDS encoding dihydrofolate reductase, which codes for MQKITLIAACDNRNCIGINNTMPWHLPEDFAFFRSYTGGKPVIMGRKTWESLPKKPLPGRRNIVVTRQADYAAEGAETVCDLQSALEMCAEAEEIIIMGGAQIYTQALPLATDLRITQIDLDVAGDAFFPDIHPDDWQVNREGLRTAENGINYEFVHYRRVSSQK